The region CCTCCACTGACCTACACCCCACACTTGACCCCTGACCACAGGCTTCATAGCTCAAATCTCCTGATGTATTACTTATCCTTTAAATGTATGGTGTATACTTCACGGTACTCCCTCATAGACACTATAAGTACTATAAAATCTATGCCAGTGCTTATACTGTCCTGGGTGGACTTACTTTTAAGATGTAGATTTCCTACCTTCTATGATGGGCACTACTTAACACTTATTTCTGTAATACTTTATGTAAGAAGGTACAGGATAGCTTTAGATTATGGGGCTGTAGACCCACTTGCATCTGTTTGTAGTTCACTCTCACTTATTAACCTTTCTTTGCACTTGTATGGGGTTTAATATTGAATGCTAATAATTCAATGCTGCCACTTATGCCACAGACAGTTCCTGAATGGCTCCATGCTTGGCTTGTATTTCGTCTCTCTTGGAAGACGCTTAAGACAAAAGTATCAGCCAAATGGATAGATGTGACTGAGGAAAAACTTTTTTGCATATTATACATCTATGAAAGTATCTTATATAAATAGGTGTTGCTTTCCAACCGGCAGGaaaatcagtttgactgaataaaacaatgaaaaaagtgggaaaaaaagcttCATCCTTCCCCATTCTCTCCTTCCGGGAATACCCCAAACCGTTTGGTAatatttaagtcattttctttactctgtgctctgtttgttACTGTAAAGGTATTGCAATATCTGAGATACTACATGGAGACCAAGCACATACTATCCATTATTAATCTGGACACATACTAGTCCGGTATTACTTAGGCAAATGAATGGCAATCTTCACACTAGGTTTTCTAAAGAGGTTCTACATTAAAATGTAGACATGATGAccattaacactgaaatgatttcagaGTTAGAACTGGCTGCATTAGATTGGGTTTCTGGTCAGTTTTGTCTTTGGGCTGTAGCCTGGTACTAGCTATGTTTTGGGTCAGTGCCATGGTTCAGGAGTAAATTTCCATCTCAGGTCCCATTTTCATGTCAAAGCCAACAGTCTTTCCGCATggaaatttcttttgttttgatctaCTTCTTCTATCCCAAAATCTGCCGCATGCCCTGCTgttgagaaacatttttttggcATACTTGAAACGGGAGTCCATGTGAACCTTTGTGAAGAATGTCTTGTCCCCCTGCCACCGTAACACACGGGCCACAGTGCTTGGATTACTGTTGTCTGATGGAGACTTTGGCAGGTCATAGCAAAAATACCACCTCTTGTTCTTTCAAAAATTTTTCCACTGGCCTCTTGGTAGTCTGTCTAATCAGTCTCCTTCTTACTCAGGACGTCGGCTTTGGAGCCAAGGACTTGGAGGTGACACACATCTCCTGTTCCATAATTATAATCCTCACGGGGGTCTGAAAACATTTGGCCGTTTGGTGCCCATTAGCTGAACTGTCATTTTGCCTTGAACGTTTGACTGTGACTGAATTGTTGTGCTTCAACctagcagagaaaaaaaactacgAAAGCACAGCGAGGTACTGAAATTATGCCTCTGATTGggaacacacaaagaaatgacaCAGACGAGCATCAATTTAAACTGTGGATTTATTACACTTTCTGATTTATTAAAATCAAAAATATGGCGCGTTTCAATCTGAGCTCCACTGAACTGTAAGAGATGTGTCTAATTTGAATGGGAGCCCcaggacactttttttttttttaaaaatatttcagataacTGGATGATCAGTACATCTGATGACAATCTAAGGGtaacgacgacaacaacaacaacaacaacaacaaaaaaaaatgtacactaactaaaaaaaaaatacaattcgAGAAACTCTGCAAAAGAAGGCAACAAAAGGTTATAATGGAGACTCGCATGTCCAGTGAAACTGCACTTTGACTAGTTGCAAACAGTGCCGTGTGAACAAAGGATTTGGGACAGATATGTTTTGAAACAGTTCAGCGATTCTTACTGCTCTAATATTCAGTTTATACTGACCAAATTACATCTCGATATCTGTGCGCCCCCACTACCCGGTCTCGTTTCTTTCGGAAAAGGTTCGGAGAAGTTTTAAGAACAATGCTTTCACTCATTTGTCTCTTGCAAATCCATGACGAGGAAAGAAACGAGACAAGGAAATGAAGCCAATCGTGAACACTAGAACAAAGCTTATCACGCAATACGTCCAATACATATTTGACCCAATTCTATCCACAGTTCCTcacaatctaaaaaaaaaaaaaagaaaagaaaagaaaagaaaaatcagagcACCTCttccccctaaaaaaaaaaaaaaacaaccatttcATAACGGGGGGGCGTGCCCTAAATGCTCGTCTCTGAGCACCGTCAACGTGGCTCGGCGTGTGATGAGACCGGTGGTGAAGGAATGCATTTTTtgataaaagacagacaaaaaaaaaagccgagaTGAAAAGAATTACGGAGCATCCAACTGCTCCAGCAAagttcttctccttttttccagCTCTCCCTCACTCAGCTCACTGCCTGAAGTGTCCCAGCCTCcctgcaaagaaagagagagagagagagagaagagagagaaagagagaagagagagagagagagagagggggagagagagagagagagagagaagagagagagagagagagagagagagagagaagagagagagggagagagagagagagagaagagaagagagagagagagagagagagagagagagagaagagagagagggagagagagagagagaagagaagagagagagagagagagagagagagagagagagagaagagagagagagagagagagagagggacagagagggagagagagagagagagagagagagagagagggagagagagggagagagagagagaagagagagagagagagagggagagagggagagagagagagagattacacttCAGTCGATATAGTCACTATGTTTCATTGACTTCTTCTTCAATAAATACATTACAGCAGAAGCCGTCACAGCGGAGTTCGTCTCTCATTGCTCACTGACAGAATTAGATTCCCTTAGTAACATAAGCTGAACTTGACAGTGCTACATAGCACATAACGAGAGCTTTTAACACTGTCTGCCGAACAAGTCTGAGTGCCCAGAGAAATTAACAAtaagaaaaccaaaataaaacacatggcTCTGGAAATGAGAAGGcgttttttttggactgttcCACTTTGTGCTGCTAAAATTCATATGAGAGATTCACCTCCTCTTTAGTAGATTTTCTTTTGGGGGATTTTTGTTTGGAGTTAGAACGAGTTTTCCCCCTGGACTTGtcgttctctttttctttctccttctctttctctcgtccTTTTCGCTCCTTCTCTCCGTCAGATTCGGGTGATCCCTGAGGGCAAAACATACGAAAATGTGTATCTAACACAAAGCATCACACTTCCACTCCACTCCATTATACATCTGTTAATCACATTTAAGACGATGAACTGGCTGTTTCAgcacacagataaaacacagagagaatgaagatttgaaacttttgaaactcaaactttttaaaaactcaCCGACTTATGTCGtcttttcttccccttcttcttATGCTTTTTCGACTTTTTATAACTCCTCTCTGAAAACAGGGTCAcgcaaaaagacacacaaaaaaaaaaatcagactggtgtttgaaagagaactttttttttttcgggaagCGAGTTTGTAAAGCAGACAATTGCGATTAATTCTGTCAAGGCCGGAATGACAAAAACTCCTTTACCGGATTCTCCAGAGGAGGAGTGCTCAGACGGGGATTTAGACTGCGagcgtttctttttctttgagtgATAGTCGTCGTCTTCCGATTCCGAGCCctaggagagagaaggagagagaaccaAACCAtgttcagaaagagagagagagagagagagagtgagagagaaccaAACCAtgttcagaaaaagagagagagagagagagagagagagagagagagagagagagtatgagagagagagagggtgttgtAGTATATGTGCTCGTTTGCGTCTGAGGAATCACACTGACCGAGCGAGAGCGGGACCTCTTTCTGTGGTGCTTTTTGGACTTCTTTGAGTGCTTCTTGTTCTTGGAGTGATGATGCTGACACTCgtgctgtggagagagaggaattctgGGTCAAACAGATGATGatttctgcacacacagacacacacacacacacacacacagacaccacttGTATTCCATTCACACATCATAGCCAGAGCGAATGATGCACCAGAGATGAGTTGGCGTGAGCTGAAGCAGGCCAGTGTGGGCAACATTACTGTGAGGGGTTGTTTTAACTCCAAAATGAGTGGATCTGGATATGTACCTCCAAGACGTGAATGAAATCTTTAAATATccgttttctctctgactccagTGTTATGTCCTCAAACGCAGGCTCtttcaaaaatctctctctcacctgtttaaaaaaacaaaacaaaaaaacagtgacatttaaaaacataccAAGTTCAGAGGTAACATATTATCAAACGTTACATTCATAAACATTCTGAGTCAGGCTGCACTGATTTCAAAGATAATCCAAATttagagagagcgacagaggaagagaggaaaggcagAATTAGCTAGGTGagtaacacagagaacaggagattAACAGTTCTCTTGATGTCATTTAGTGCCAAAAAATGGGTACTTACACCTTCCCAGGTGGAGTCTGGTTCCAGAGGAGGCGTGGCCTGTTTTAGCATGCTCCTGAATGCAGCttctttccttttcatcttcctggcctcctctttctccctctccctctcccgagCTTCTGCTTTCTCCAGTAActacaccagagagagagagtgacattaTTAATTTCACTTCTGCGTGTCTGCGTTAGAATGAATCTTAACAATAAAAGAGGGGTCATTCTTACACTGTTAAAGGCCAGTTTAATGTTCCCGGCGTCTAATGTGGTGGCTCTTTTGTCTGAGCTGATGACCGAACCAAAGTCCTCAAAGTTGGTGTTGATTTCCACCAGAAAGCCTTTGTCCTTTGGGTGtataaaatcagtttaaaaaaaaaaacattgaaggAGAGGTTTGATTTAAGCAGAAAACTTAGAAACAAAACTTCACCTAAAATATACTGAGATGCGGAACGTACTGCCCTGAGAAGAATATGGAGTTAAAAATGATTGTTCAAACAGCTGGGAGGGGAGTTCACCTTTAAGATGTCCTTAATGATCCTCTTCTCGTCATGGTAACGAGCTTTGAGATCCTCCACGTAGAATTTAAACAGATCAAGGGGCGTTGAGcctgcagattaaaaaaaaacaaaacaaaaaaaaacaaaacaacaaacggaaatagttattacattattgtgGCTCTATTACACTCTAACAAAATCCATTTACTGTGAGCATACACAGCGGATCGCAAAGGTCTACACACCCTTACTGAAATGTCAGATTTTGCTGATGTAAAAACTGAAGTCAAGACAGATCAAACCAGACATTTTTCACCTTTAAGACGACGTTGGAATAAAgaaagtttaaatgaaaaacagaaggacgACTTTcaggaaaaataattaaaaaatacaaaaccccTCAATGCCTCAGTTGTACGAGTGTGAACACCTTGTGCTGTTTTCTGATTGGAGGGATTACAATGCAAAATCGCTTACAGAGGTTATTACAACTCACCTGACATTAATGAAAAGATTCTGATTTACCCTAACTAAAAAAATCAACCGCTCTTACGGGCTTTCTCAGAGGGTCTCTCGGTTGAATAGCGAAGGACTCATCATGGTCCGCAAAAGCACTTTGGGATCTTATTATCGAAAGGCGCAAATCAAAAGATAGctataaaaacatttcagaggcaTTTACTACATCACAAAATACTGTCAAGACCACCGTTAAAAGGCGGAAGAAGCACGGGGCCCCCGTAAAAACGCAAATATCAGGAAGAGCCTCCAAAGTTAATGACCGGCGAAAGGAGAGCCGATCACCCTCAAAGCGCTACCAAACGGTTTTACCAAAACACCAATGAAAACCTTGAAGGAGCAGCAGAAATTTATGGCAGCAAGTGCCCGTTCCCTGCTTAGCACAATCATTTCTCATAAGCTCTACCCAGTTTGAACTCTGGTGGTAAGATGAAAGCCATTGGTCATGAGAAAAACATCTCAGTCTGTTTCAAGTTTGCTAAAAGATATAATCATATGTCTCCCAGACTGTGGGGAAATGGTCTGATGAGACCAAGGTTGAACATTTTGGTCACAATTCCGAAAGTCATGTTTGGTACGAAGCCCACACAGTTCATCACCGAGAGAACACAGCGTATACTGTAAAGCAGCGTCTTGTTCTGGGGGGGTGCTTTTCTTCAGCTAGGACAAGGGGTTAAGACAGAGCGGGAAAATGAACAGCTCCAAATGCCAAGATGTTCTGGCGCGAAACACGTTGTCTTCTGCCAGAAAGCTGGAAATTAAAGAAGAATTTCATCTTTCAACACGACGATgatccaaaacacacagctgactCGACAAAGGAATGGATCAGGGAAAAGGGAAGATCGGTGTGCTGAAAAGGGCCTGTCACAGCCCAGACCTTAGTCCTGGTGAAAATCTTCACACTAACCTGGAGAGAACTGTTCACAAGAGATCACCTTTTAATGTAACTGAACTTGTACACTAAGCTGATAGAGACCTATTCAAACAGTGTCACAGCTATAATCAAAGCCAAAGGCGCTTCCACAAAGTATGAGTTAAAAGGTGCGCACACCTATGCAACAAAGgcattgaattttttttttttttttttttacattttaattctttttcctGAAAGTCATCCTTTCATGTTTCACTTAAATACTGGTTAATTcaagatcttgaaggtgaaaAAGGTCTAGCATGATTTGTCTTGATTTCAGActtcacaacaacaaaacccaacaTTTCAATAAGCATGTGTGGACTTTTGATATCCACTGTATATACTGTACCTGAGAGCATGtgaggtgaagtgtgtgtgaggtggagtgtgtgtgtaatgtgtgtgaggtggagtgtgtgtatagcgtgtgtgtaatgtgtgtgaggtggagtgtgtgtgtaacgtgtgtgtaatgtgtgtgaggtggagtgtgtgtatagcgtgtgtgtaacgtgtgtgaggtggagtgtgtgtatagcgtgtgtgtaacgtgtgtgaggtggagtgtgtgtatagcgtgtgtgtaatgtgtgtgaggtggagtgtgtgtaatgtgtgtgtaatgtgtgtgaggtggagtgtgtgtgtaacgtgtgtgtaatgtgtgtgaggtggagtaTGTGTATagcatgtgtgtaatgtgtgtgaggtggagtgtgtgtaatgtgtgtgaggtggagtgtgtgtgtatagcgtgtgtgagatggagtgtgtgtgtaatgtgtgtgaggtggagtgtgtgtaacgtgtgtgtaatgtgtgtgaggtggagtgtgtgtgtaacgtgtgtgtaatgtgtgtgaggtggagtgtgtgtgtaacgtgtgtgtaatgtgtgtgaggtggagtgtgtgtgtaacgtgtgtgtaatgtgtgtgaggtggagtgtgtgtgtaacgtgtgtgtaatgtgtgtgaggtggagtgtgtgtatagcgtgtgtgtaatgtgtgtgaggtggagtgtgtgtaatgtgtgtgtaatgtgtgtgaggtggagtgtgtgtaatgtgtgtgtaatgtgtgtgaggtggagtgtgtgtaatgtgtgtgtaatgtgtgtgaggtggagtgtgtgtaatgtgtgtgtaatgtgtgtgaggtggagtgtgtgtgtaacgtgtgtgtaatgtgtgtgaggtggagtatgtgtatagcgtgtgtgtaacgtgtgtgaggtggagtgtgtgtaatgtgtgtgtaatgtgtgtgaagtggagtgtgtgtgtatagcgtgtgtgtaatgtgtatgaggtggagtgtgtgtaatgtgtgtgaagtggagtgtgtgtgtatagcgtgtgtgtaatgtgtatgaggtggagtgtgtgtaatgtgtgtgaggtggagtgtgtgtgtatagcgtgtgtgtaatgtgtatgaggtggagtgtgtgtaatgtgtgtgaggtggagtgtgtgtgtgaggtggagtgtgtgtaatgtgtgtgtaatgtgtgtgaggtggagtgtgtgtgtatagcgtgtgtgtaatgtgtacgaggtggagtgtgtgtgtaatgtgtgtgaggtggagtgtgtgtgtaatgtgtgtgaggtggagtgtgtgtgtaatgtgtgtgaggtggagtgtgtgtaatgtgtgtgtaatgtgtgtgaggtggagtgtgtgtaatgtgtgtgtaatgtgtgtgaggtggagtgtgtgtaatgtgtgtgtaatgtgtgtgaggtggagtgtgtgtaatgtgtgtgaggtggagtgtTTGCGTAtagcgtgtgtgtaatgtgtgtgaggtggaacgtgtgtaatgtgtgtgaggtggaacgtgtgtgtaatgtgtgtgaggtggagtgtgtgtgtatagcgtgtgtgtaatgtgtgtgaggtggagtgtgtgtgtaatgtgtgtgaggtggagtgtgtgtaatgtgtgtgaggtggaacgtgtgtaatgtgtgtgaggtggagtgtgtgtgtaatgtgtgtgaggtggagtgtgtgtaatgtgtgtgaggtggaacgtgggtgtaatgtgtgtgaggtggagtgtgtgtaatgtgtgtgaggtggaacgtgggtgtaatgtgtgtgaggtggagtgtgtgtaatgtgtgtgaggtggaacgtgtgtgtaatgtgtgtgaggtggagcgtgtgtatagcgtgtgtgtaatgtgtgtataaggcctgtggtgtggagtgtgtatgacCTGGCTGTCCGAGCATGCTGGCAAATCGGATGTCAGCGCTGATTGTTGGGTACATTTCCATCCATGATGACATGGAGTGCAGCTGACCGTGGTCATGGAGCTCGTCCAGAAatttctacacaaacacacacacaaacacacattgttAGGGTGGGTTTCAAGGGCACATCAGCATATACTttactcacttacacacattatAACAACGGGACTCATGCAACCTGTTGAAAATGATTAGGTAATGAAATATTCACTGGACACAAGATACCTAGCTACAACAACTCCTTCAAATGCCTGCCCagctttccacacacacatcccagacATCCCATTGCCTATTTACACATATCATATAGCAGAGCTGATCAAATGAATATATGTTGGCAGTCATACAAAGTTCAAGTCATACAAGTTCATTCGAGTGCTTGCTTGCCTGCAGATAGCACATCTGACATGTGGTggaaaaatctgaaaacaaTGAGCTTCTTCagggcacccccccccccccatagtcTCTTTTAGCAACGGTAACCATGGAACCATGTACGGTGACAAGCCAAGGTTCTTTCACCTGAAAagcttctctgttttttctctgtctgcgtctctctctgagcaaagacttctgcttctcctcctcctcctccttctcgaGAGCACGAATGTGCTCCTCGAAACAAATCAGAGCGTCCTCCTTATCcatgtcttacacacacacacacacacacacacacacacacacagacagacagataaccATATGTTAATTAGAACACCATGTTCCCATCGGAACAAGCAATCAATTTACACTTCTTATATTTAGTTAGTGAGTTATATTCAGTGAATGAACTTCTAAGAAGGCTTTTAAGTTTAACTGGTTTTCATTACACTGgatcaaaaaaaaaccagggtgcagtggggggaaaaaaaagtgttgcacGGTCGAGACGGCGTAAGACCGGCGTGTGTCCTCTTGACCTACTTTGGAGTTCCTCGTCCTCTGCGAACGTTGGGTTGTCCAGCAGGTACTGCTGAGCTTCTGACCAGGTCGTACGGTACGTAACATTGGCCATGTTGTCCAGAATGTTCTTCAGCGCCTCCCAgttcctcttcctcagctgcTTGGCTTGTTCCTATGGGCCAGGACACAGAATGCGAGTGAGTCGACTGTACCCCTTATACCCCTGTGTCAAATACTTGCCTGTAACGTCGGCTGCCGAGGTGATAACTGTTTGATGTTAACGTATGCACTGCTGTCTAGTAAAGTATGTGATCATTACGCAATAATCCATTACTGTTATTAAGTTAAAATGTTACGCGAGCAAAGAACTCAAAGGCCTACTGTATTTTAAACTGTGGCTTGTTCTCTCAtgtacaaatgaaatgaaatctgaGGTAACTCTTCAGTTAATTGAATAGAGGGTGTCTGGACATAAAGCACACATGGACAGCTGAAGTGGTATACTCACCTTTTCTTTCTTGGCAAGGTAGAAAAGCACGTCCTCGTAGATCTCTATACGATCTCTTTCAGGAACACAGCTCCACACCTCAAGCTCTCCAAACATCTGCTCTGctttcctgacacacacatacgcgcacatgAGGTATTTCAGCACGAGATACTTGGCTCTTCCTTTAATGTTATATAGCACACCAggggaaaaatgtgaaaatgtgacatattaaacacaaccaccagagggcagtaCAGAGCTATAACCCTGTTACTAAGGCCAGTCCACTCCTTTCAAGCTTTCAAAGAAAGGAAGCTTAGGATCTGTAGAATCCTCTAACTAAATGCTGCAGTACGGCTCATGACCACAGAGGGGCAGTATTAGACTGAGTAACGGCAGACCGGTATATCTTCACTACAAAAAACTCATTTGATGTTCAAACGTGGTGCTGagtcaaagagaacaaaagagagggaaactgacagaacaacaaaaagaaaatattcaggCCTGCGCTCCAGGATAAGACGTGAAAGCAGTACACGTGATTGATGCACACTACATTCAATGTGACAGGAGATTTGTGTGAAGTACATGGGAAATGGCATTCATTTAGTCAAATCAGTGTAACGCCACCACTGTACAGAAAGAACCCAAAAACCTTCAGGTGAAATTCACCTTTACGCATCTGAGCAATAaccacagcacaaacaaacacgatACAATTGAAAAGAGCACGGTTAACGGTGTGGTGACAGACAACAAAGGAGATTTCAAGAtttcactaccacacacacaaacacacacacacacacacacttcgtcTATAGGGAACATCTCTCCTACTTGTATCTGGTGGTTGATGTCATTTTCTCGTGATTCTCTAAGAAACGCTGGAAGGTCTCTTTGGACTCTTTATATTTGATCCtggcttcttctttttcttccttctctgtttgCACCTTGTAGGCATTAAAGGCCTGTTTTTTCTCACTCAGCTTGGGCAGTGCACTGAAgccaaaaagaaagacagagagagattaaaaaaaggacaGCAAGATTAATTGGAGGTAATTTACCGTATTGGAGCGTTTATTAGAAATCCGGCATAGAGGAACTGGTGTCGCACCTGTAACGCGGGTCGTTGATGATCAGTTTCATCGCCTGTTCCCATGAGGCATTGGACGAGACACCCttgggggaaagagaaagaatcataaattgactgtagaacaaaacaacatgaaaaaacaacTCATGTTTTTAGCCAAGCAAGTGAAGTTTTAACAGTGACATTTACAACGCGAGGAGCAGGGGCCTGGGAGATTATATGAGCGATTTGGGGGCATACTGAGACCAGCATGCCTGTCACTCAGGTGTGTAGATGAgtggaaagagagcgagagagagagaaagatgaagtcATGGAAATAAAAGCGGCGAGGGTCCCATCACCAAGCGTTCCTCTCTGAACCTCGTGTCGTCCAGGTGACACGCTCTACTTAACTACGGCCGGGCGAGGAGTGAGGAGTGAGGCGGCGTGCGGGCAGCGCTGCAATAATTTAGCGAAATGCCAGCGCCTTACATAAGTGGCCTTTTCCACTGTCTGTGCTCATCCACTACACAGCCCTATCACAGAGTGCATCTAACTCTCGCCTCCTGGAGCGTGGAACTCCACCAGTGTGCTCTCAGACAAGCCTTCATCCCTACACTCTAATTAGAAAGACACAGCAATTTAATGCTCGCAGAAGGGGGGggaacgaaaaaaagaaaaaaaaaaacccacacacacagcgc is a window of Chanos chanos chromosome 10, fChaCha1.1, whole genome shotgun sequence DNA encoding:
- the prpf40a gene encoding pre-mRNA-processing factor 40 homolog A isoform X1 — its product is MMGPPGMPPHFPPMGMPPMGQRPPSMTPMPPGMMPPMMPPMGAPPMGQMPGMMPPMMPGMMMPPRIPAAAIQPTGPPGVSPVDNAASSATSATATSSTNDSPQDDQPKKKSVWTEHKSVDGKTYYYNTETKQSTWEKPDELKSPAEQLLSKCPWKEYKSDTGKPYYYNSQTKESRWTKPKELEDLEAMIKAEENGTTEVAAPGTAPAFLAPADPSAAAAAAAAAATAVAMSAVAEADSTVATGPVAVAEEQMSHVPAQAAEVSTDVPVNSLEDTPSQDAPASIDVSKEERPELVKKVYKWNTKEEAKQAFKELLKEKGVSSNASWEQAMKLIINDPRYSALPKLSEKKQAFNAYKVQTEKEEKEEARIKYKESKETFQRFLENHEKMTSTTRYKKAEQMFGELEVWSCVPERDRIEIYEDVLFYLAKKEKEQAKQLRKRNWEALKNILDNMANVTYRTTWSEAQQYLLDNPTFAEDEELQNMDKEDALICFEEHIRALEKEEEEEKQKSLLRERRRQRKNREAFQKFLDELHDHGQLHSMSSWMEMYPTISADIRFASMLGQPGSTPLDLFKFYVEDLKARYHDEKRIIKDILKDKGFLVEINTNFEDFGSVISSDKRATTLDAGNIKLAFNSLLEKAEAREREREKEEARKMKRKEAAFRSMLKQATPPLEPDSTWEGVRERFLKEPAFEDITLESERKRIFKDFIHVLEHECQHHHSKNKKHSKKSKKHHRKRSRSRSGSESEDDDYHSKKKKRSQSKSPSEHSSSGESERSYKKSKKHKKKGKKRRHKSGSPESDGEKERKGREKEKEKEKENDKSRGKTRSNSKQKSPKRKSTKEEGGWDTSGSELSEGELEKRRRTLLEQLDAP
- the prpf40a gene encoding pre-mRNA-processing factor 40 homolog A isoform X2 yields the protein MGPPGMPPHFPPMGMPPMGQRPPSMTPMPPGMMPPMMPPMGAPPMGQMPGMMPPMMPGMMMPPRIPAAAIQPTGPPGVSPVDNAASSATSATATSSTNDSPQDDQPKKKSVWTEHKSVDGKTYYYNTETKQSTWEKPDELKSPAEQLLSKCPWKEYKSDTGKPYYYNSQTKESRWTKPKELEDLEAMIKAEENGTTEVAAPGTAPAFLAPADPSAAAAAAAAAATAVAMSAVAEADSTVATGPVAVAEEQMSHVPAQAAEVSTDVPVNSLEDTPSQDAPASIDVSKEERPELVKKVYKWNTKEEAKQAFKELLKEKGVSSNASWEQAMKLIINDPRYSALPKLSEKKQAFNAYKVQTEKEEKEEARIKYKESKETFQRFLENHEKMTSTTRYKKAEQMFGELEVWSCVPERDRIEIYEDVLFYLAKKEKEQAKQLRKRNWEALKNILDNMANVTYRTTWSEAQQYLLDNPTFAEDEELQNMDKEDALICFEEHIRALEKEEEEEKQKSLLRERRRQRKNREAFQKFLDELHDHGQLHSMSSWMEMYPTISADIRFASMLGQPGSTPLDLFKFYVEDLKARYHDEKRIIKDILKDKGFLVEINTNFEDFGSVISSDKRATTLDAGNIKLAFNSLLEKAEAREREREKEEARKMKRKEAAFRSMLKQATPPLEPDSTWEGVRERFLKEPAFEDITLESERKRIFKDFIHVLEHECQHHHSKNKKHSKKSKKHHRKRSRSRSGSESEDDDYHSKKKKRSQSKSPSEHSSSGESERSYKKSKKHKKKGKKRRHKSGSPESDGEKERKGREKEKEKEKENDKSRGKTRSNSKQKSPKRKSTKEEGGWDTSGSELSEGELEKRRRTLLEQLDAP